One window of the Colius striatus isolate bColStr4 chromosome 19, bColStr4.1.hap1, whole genome shotgun sequence genome contains the following:
- the CRAT gene encoding LOW QUALITY PROTEIN: carnitine O-acetyltransferase (The sequence of the model RefSeq protein was modified relative to this genomic sequence to represent the inferred CDS: inserted 1 base in 1 codon), protein MAARASPGSKAAAGRPRPLAAXRGCGARCPCGGRCPVPRARAEPCWPSWQGPCTLSGGRGSREGPRESFTIFSVLPAMDRKQKQAEEKARPYGLLKPTALGKIPGRLQLHQEALPQLPVPPLQQTLDRYLQALKPIISEEELSHTQELVAEFRKPGGVGERLQKGLERRAKKTENWLSDWWLKTAYLEYRLPVVVHSSPGVVLPKQDFLDRQGQLRFAAKLIEGILDFKTMIDNETLPVEYLGGKPLCMNQYYQILSSCRIPGPKRDSIVNYAKGKKQSRHITVVHNFQFFELDVYNSDGSPLTTDQLFIQLEKIWNTSLQTNKEPIGILTTNHRNSWAKAYNNLLKDKTNKESVRAIERSICTVCLDAPMPRVSDDVYRSRVAAQMLHGGGSRWNSGNRWFDKTLQFIIAEDGSCGLVYEHAPSEGPPIVALLDHIVEYTKKPELVRSPMIPLPMPKKLRFNITPEIKTDIEKAKQNLNIMVEDLDIKVSVFHQFGKSFPKSEKISPDAFIQLALQLAYYRMYGHACATYESASLRMFRLGRTDTIRSASVDSLQFVQSMDSPDTPDQEKADLLRRATQAHREYTDMAIRGNAIDRHLLGLKLQAIEDLVSMPELFMDTAYAVAMHFNLSTSQVPAKTDCVMCFGPVVPDGYGICYNPMDEHINFAISAFNSCADTNAARMAHYLEKALLDMRSLLQSTPKSKL, encoded by the exons ATGGCGGCGCGGGCTTCGCCCGGCTCCAAGGCAGCGGcgggccggccccgccccctgGCGG GGCGGGGCTGCGGCGCCCGGTGTCCTTGCGGCGGGCGGTGTCCGGTGCCGCGGGCGCGCGCGGAGCCATGCTGGCCTTCGTGGCAAGGGCCGTG CACATTGTCAGGGGGAAGAGGAAGCCGAGAAGGGCCGAGGGAGAGCTTTACCATCTTTTCTGTCCTACCAGCCATGGATAGGAAGCAGAAGCAAGCAGAGGAGAAG GCCAGGCCCTATGGCCTGCTGAAACCGACAGCTTTGGGCAAGATCCcgggcaggctgcagctgcaccagGAGGCGCTGCCCCAGCTGCCCGTGCCGCCGCTGCAGCAGACACTGGACCGGTACCTGCAGGCCCTGAAGCCCATCATCAGCGAGGAGGAGCTGAGCCACACGCAGGAGCTGGTGGCCGAGTTCCGCAAGCCGGGAGGTGTCGGGGAGAGGCTGCAGAAGGGCCTGGAGAGGAGAGCCAAGAAAACAGAGAACTGG CTCTCGGATTGGTGGCTGAAGACAGCTTACCTGGAGTATCGCCTGCCAGTCGTGGTCCACTCCAGCCCAGGGGTGGTTTTACCTAAGCAGGATTTTCTGGATCGACAAGGTCAGCTCAG GTTTGCAGCCAAGCTGATCGAGGGCATCCTGGATTTCAAGACCATGATTGACAA TGAGACCCTTCCAGTGGAGTACCTGGGTGGGAAGCCCCTCTGCATGAACCAGTACTACCAGATCCTCTCATCCTGCCGCATCCCCGGGCCCAAGCGAGACTCCATTGTCAACTATGCCAAAGGCAAAAAGCAATCCAGACACATCACAGTGGTTCACAACTTCCAG TTCTTTGAGCTGGATGTTTACAACAGTGATGGAAGTCCTCTTACCACTGACCAGCTCTTCATTCAGCTCGAGAAGATATGGAACACCTCcctccaaacaaacaaagaacCTATTGGGATCCTCACCACCAACCACCGGAACAGCTGGGCAAAAGCCTACAACAACCTTCTGAAAG ACAAGACCAACAAGGAGTCCGTGCGGGCGATCGAGAGGAGCATCTGCACCGTGTGCCTGGACGCGCCGATGCCGCGCGTGTCCGACGACGTGTACCGGAGCCGCGTGGCCGCGCAGATGCTGCACGGCGGGGGCAGCCGCTGGAACAGCGGCAACCGCTGGTTCGACAAAACCCTGCAG TTCATCATTGCTGAAGATGGCTCCTGTGGTCTTGTGTACGAGCACGCTCCCTCAGAAGGCCCACCCATTGTGGCTCTTCTGGATCACATCGTGGAGTACAC GAAGAAACCTGAGCTGGTGAGATCACCCATGATTCCTCTGCCAATGCCCAAAAAGCTGCGGTTTAACATCACTCCAGAAATCAAGACTGACATAGAGAAGGCAAAGCAGAACCTCAACAT AATGGTTGAAGACCTGGATATCAAAGTCTCAGTCTTTCATCAATTTGGGAAGTCCTTCCCCAAGTCAGAGAAGATCAGTCCTGATGCTTTTATCCAGCTGGCCTTGCAGCTAGCATATTACAG GATGTATGGCCACGCCTGTGCCACGTACGAGAGCGCGTCGCTGCGGATGTTCCGCCTGGGCCGCACCGACACCATCCGCTCTGCCTCCGTGGACTCCCTCCAGTTCGTGCAGTCAATGGACAGCCCTGACACACCG GACCAGGAGAAAGCAGACTTGCTGAGGAGAGCGACCCAGGCCCACAGGGAATACACAGATATG GCAATAAGGGGCAATGCAATTGACCGTCACCTCTTAGGCTTGAAGCTTCAAGCTATTGAGGACCTGGTGAGCATGCCTGAACTCTTCATGGACACAGCATATGCTGTTGCAATGCACTTCAACCTCTCAACCAGCCAG GTCCCTGCAAAGACAGACTGTGTGATGTGTTTTGGTCCCGTGGTTCCAGATGGCTACGGAATCTGTTACAACCCTATGGATGAACACATCAACTTTGCAATTTCAGCTTTCAACAGCTGCGCTGACACAAACGCAGCGCGCATGGCCCATTATCTTGAGAAAGCTCTGCTAGACATGAGGAGTTTGCTCCAGTCCACTCCCAAATCCAAACTGTAG